Proteins from a genomic interval of Pseudomonas sp. RC10:
- the metC gene encoding cystathionine beta-lyase, producing the protein MSQNVTPHHLQTWLFDGQEIALFDVREHGQYGEAHLFHGVNVPYSRLELEARRLAPNPNVRLVIYDQTGNDISRKAAQRLETLGYRRVHVLEGGADGWQAAGLQLFAGVHVPSKAFGELVEEASHTPHISANELAEWQAKGEPLVVLDGRPFDEYRKMTIPGSICCPNGELGYRLKELVADDTTPIVVNCAGRTRSIIGAQTLIDLGVKNPVYALENGTQGWYLADLPLEHGSARRYPDVSPTPSLAPQRDAAQQLAKRAGVQTVKADQVIAWSQDPSRSLFLGDVRTPEEFALGSLPGAQHTPGGQLIQSTDLYVGVRGARLVLLDNDGVRAPIVASWLRQLGHEAYVLEGGLQSGLALPVRAESYASALPDISAAALQDALRDDTVALIDLRSSMAYRKAHIAGSEWSIRTRLADDLAAQTRPIVLVADDANLAAIAALELPESQRQHVRWLDFKTWQAAGFALAEDASNPADEQCIDFLFFTHDRHSGNKDAARQYLAWEIGLLGQMTTQEIASLKPLASSANENRVRTRLIHAARAEKGSGVRWVNPSVSRMSTVLFDSLGDMRDARKRRDTERVLTYGARGNPTAFELEDLVTELEGGYRTRLFSTGLAAVAQTFLAYLRPGDHVLITDAVYSPVRQVAEEFLKPFGIQYSYFNADGSGLEDKLQTNTRMVYAEVPGSLLYELADLPAMATLCKARGILLAVDNTYGSGYQYRPLTLGADISIMALTKYLSGHSDVVMGSVCTTQAVWQPLAVMTDTFGSVVSPDDAYLVLRGARTLATRLDAHQRQALEVARWLQQHPQVKRVFHPALPDHPNHALWKRDFTGSNGLLTFELADNDPTLQAPFIEALNLFGLGASWGGFESLIIPANVHDRQNATDKTLNPLLRLHIGLEDVSALIEDLERGFAAIR; encoded by the coding sequence ATGAGCCAAAACGTCACCCCGCACCACCTGCAAACCTGGCTGTTCGACGGTCAGGAAATCGCCCTGTTTGATGTGCGAGAGCACGGCCAGTACGGCGAAGCGCATCTGTTTCACGGGGTGAACGTGCCCTACAGCCGCCTTGAACTCGAAGCCCGCCGTCTGGCGCCCAACCCCAACGTGCGTCTGGTGATCTACGACCAGACCGGCAATGACATTTCGCGCAAGGCCGCGCAGCGTCTGGAGACGTTGGGCTACCGTCGCGTGCACGTGCTTGAGGGCGGCGCCGACGGTTGGCAGGCGGCGGGTTTGCAATTGTTCGCCGGGGTGCATGTGCCGTCCAAGGCGTTTGGTGAGTTGGTGGAAGAGGCCAGTCACACGCCGCACATCAGTGCCAACGAACTGGCGGAGTGGCAGGCCAAAGGTGAGCCGCTGGTGGTCCTCGATGGCCGCCCGTTCGACGAATACCGCAAGATGACCATTCCCGGTTCCATCTGCTGCCCGAACGGCGAACTGGGCTATCGCCTGAAGGAACTGGTGGCGGATGACACCACCCCCATCGTCGTCAATTGCGCCGGTCGCACCCGCAGCATCATCGGCGCACAGACCCTCATCGACCTCGGCGTGAAGAACCCGGTCTACGCGCTGGAAAACGGCACGCAGGGCTGGTACCTCGCCGATCTGCCGCTTGAACACGGCAGCGCGCGGCGCTATCCGGACGTATCGCCCACCCCGTCGTTGGCCCCGCAACGTGACGCCGCGCAACAGCTGGCAAAACGTGCCGGTGTGCAGACGGTCAAGGCCGACCAGGTCATCGCGTGGTCGCAGGACCCGTCACGCAGCCTGTTTCTGGGCGACGTGCGTACGCCGGAAGAATTTGCCCTTGGCAGTTTGCCGGGTGCACAACACACGCCTGGCGGGCAGCTGATTCAGTCCACTGATCTTTATGTCGGGGTGCGCGGGGCGCGTCTGGTGCTGCTCGACAACGACGGCGTCCGTGCCCCCATCGTTGCCAGTTGGCTGCGTCAGTTGGGGCATGAGGCCTATGTGCTGGAAGGCGGTTTGCAGAGTGGCCTGGCGTTGCCGGTCAGGGCTGAGTCGTATGCGTCGGCGTTGCCTGACATCAGCGCCGCCGCTTTGCAAGATGCGCTGCGGGACGACACCGTTGCGCTGATCGATCTGCGCAGCAGCATGGCGTATCGCAAGGCACACATTGCCGGGTCGGAGTGGTCGATTCGCACGCGCCTGGCGGATGATCTTGCTGCTCAGACCCGGCCGATCGTCCTCGTCGCAGACGATGCAAACCTTGCCGCCATCGCCGCCCTTGAACTGCCGGAATCGCAACGTCAGCACGTCCGCTGGCTGGATTTCAAAACCTGGCAGGCAGCGGGTTTTGCGCTGGCCGAAGATGCCAGCAATCCAGCCGACGAGCAGTGTATCGATTTCCTGTTCTTCACCCATGATCGCCACTCGGGCAACAAAGACGCCGCACGCCAATACCTGGCGTGGGAAATCGGCTTGCTTGGGCAGATGACAACGCAGGAAATTGCCAGCCTCAAGCCCTTGGCATCCAGCGCAAACGAGAACCGGGTGCGCACGCGCCTGATCCACGCGGCCCGCGCGGAAAAGGGCAGCGGCGTGCGCTGGGTCAACCCGTCCGTGTCGCGCATGAGCACGGTGTTGTTCGACAGCCTCGGCGACATGCGCGACGCGCGCAAACGCCGCGACACCGAACGCGTGCTGACTTACGGCGCGCGGGGCAATCCGACGGCGTTCGAACTGGAAGACCTGGTCACGGAACTGGAAGGCGGCTATCGCACGCGCCTGTTCAGCACCGGACTGGCAGCCGTCGCTCAGACCTTTCTGGCGTACCTGCGCCCTGGCGATCACGTGCTGATCACCGACGCGGTGTATTCGCCGGTGCGGCAAGTGGCCGAGGAATTTCTCAAGCCGTTCGGCATTCAGTACAGCTATTTCAATGCCGACGGCAGCGGGCTGGAAGACAAACTGCAAACCAACACCCGAATGGTCTACGCCGAGGTGCCCGGTTCACTGCTCTACGAACTCGCTGACCTGCCTGCGATGGCCACGCTGTGCAAGGCGCGAGGGATTCTGCTGGCGGTGGACAACACCTACGGCTCGGGCTACCAGTACCGACCGCTCACACTGGGCGCGGACATTTCCATCATGGCCCTGACCAAATACCTGTCAGGGCACAGCGACGTAGTGATGGGCAGCGTCTGCACCACCCAAGCCGTCTGGCAACCGCTGGCCGTCATGACCGACACCTTCGGCAGCGTCGTCAGCCCCGACGACGCTTACCTCGTGCTGCGCGGCGCCCGTACCCTCGCCACGCGGCTGGACGCCCATCAGCGCCAGGCCCTGGAGGTCGCGCGCTGGCTTCAGCAACACCCGCAGGTCAAACGCGTCTTCCACCCGGCGCTGCCCGATCACCCGAACCACGCCCTGTGGAAACGCGACTTCACCGGCAGCAACGGCCTGCTCACCTTCGAACTGGCTGACAACGATCCCACCTTGCAGGCGCCGTTCATCGAAGCCCTCAACCTGTTCGGCCTAGGCGCGTCGTGGGGCGGTTTTGAAAGCCTGATCATCCCCGCCAACGTCCACGACCGACAGAACGCTACCGACAAGACCCTCAACCCGCTGCTGAGATTGCACATCGGGCTGGAGGACGTCAGCGCGTTGATCGAAGACCTGGAAAGAGGGTTTGCGGCGATTCGGTGA
- a CDS encoding SDR family oxidoreductase, translating to MTSRTFLITGASKGIGRALSESLAASGHQVVGIARNADDPTFPGVLIELDLSDKAQTRCGLTELAQHYRFDGLVNNVGLVRPQPLGEIELEDFDAVMSVNLHSALLATQALLPNMREQGWGRIVNISSLTVLGITQRTAYAAAKAALISFTRSWALELAQTGITVNAIAPGPTETELFRQNNPPGSEGEKRYLSGVPMGRFGQPDEIASAIAFLLSEQSGFITGQTLFVDGGASVGKAGF from the coding sequence ATGACCTCCCGCACCTTCCTCATCACTGGCGCCAGCAAAGGCATTGGCCGCGCCCTGTCCGAATCCCTGGCGGCCTCAGGGCATCAGGTGGTGGGCATCGCCCGTAACGCCGATGACCCGACTTTCCCCGGTGTGCTGATCGAACTGGACCTCAGCGACAAGGCGCAGACCCGCTGCGGCCTGACCGAACTCGCGCAGCATTACCGCTTCGACGGGCTGGTCAACAACGTAGGGCTGGTGCGCCCACAGCCTTTGGGTGAAATCGAACTGGAAGACTTCGACGCCGTGATGAGCGTCAACCTTCACTCCGCCCTCCTCGCCACCCAGGCCCTGCTGCCGAACATGCGCGAACAGGGTTGGGGCCGCATCGTCAACATCTCCAGCCTGACGGTGCTCGGCATCACCCAACGCACGGCCTACGCTGCCGCCAAGGCCGCGCTGATCAGCTTCACCCGCTCTTGGGCACTGGAACTGGCCCAGACGGGCATCACCGTCAACGCCATCGCCCCCGGCCCGACCGAAACCGAACTGTTCCGCCAGAACAACCCACCGGGCAGCGAAGGCGAAAAACGCTACCTCTCCGGCGTGCCCATGGGCCGCTTCGGCCAACCGGACGAAATCGCTTCGGCGATCGCCTTCCTGCTGTCGGAGCAGAGCGGGTTTATCACCGGGCAAACGTTGTTCGTGGATGGCGGAGCGTCGGTGGGTAAGGCCGGTTTTTAA
- the ligD gene encoding DNA ligase D translates to MAKPVSEYTRKRNFDITSEPPETSGRARSNKSKALTFVIHKHDARNLHYDFRLELDGTLKSWAVPKGPSLDPKNKRLAVHVEDHPLGYGSFEGSIPEGQYGAGDVIVWDRGVWQPHGDPRATYKAGKLKFTLIGEKLTGDWALVRTHLQGSGDKEQWLLIKEKDEAVRSADEYDIVADKPESVVSGATVGEGRSAAKAPKRKAASAPVAEKKPAASKPASKKAATKKSSVPDKLSPQLATLMDTPPAGDWLYEIKFDGYRIMARIRDGEVRMITRNGHDWTDRLPLQAKAIADLNLGDGWLDGEVVVLNDAGLPDFQALQNAFEIGRSKDIVYYLFDVPFLNGEDIREKPVEERRAALKKLLGRQAKGLLRFSDAFSANHRDIIESACSLSLEGVIGKRAGSVYQSRRSPDWIKLKCKLRQEFVIVGFTKPQGTRSGFGALLLAVNEEGAGLVYAGRVGTGFNQKMLDDMFGQMKALEQDASPLAKKLTSAQARGVHWIEPTLVGEVEFGEWTREGIIRHSSFIALRSDKPAEEVVHEYPRTPKDIKAPFKPKASKSGASKTEEPPSKPARTRSGKDRIEVAGVLISHPERVIDKESGLHKIDLAHFYESISDWILPHLDHRPVALLRCPEGVEGEQFFQKHSERLAIPNIKQLDPELDPGHARLMEIDTVQALVGAAQMGTIELHTWGSTYDQIELPDHFVLDLDPDTDLPWRSMVEATQLTLSVLDELGLDAYIKTSGGKGMHILVPLARKADWDTVKAFAKALAQFISQQLPERFTATSGPKNRIGKIFIDYLRNTRGASTVAAYSVRARPGLPVSVPIARDELTSLKSSAQWNIANLQKRLRKLKADPWAGYKNTQRITKPMWKRLGVKAPG, encoded by the coding sequence ATGGCAAAACCCGTGAGTGAGTACACCCGCAAGCGCAATTTCGACATCACTTCCGAGCCCCCCGAAACCTCGGGCCGGGCTCGCAGCAATAAAAGCAAGGCGCTGACGTTCGTCATTCACAAGCACGATGCGCGCAACCTGCATTACGACTTTCGATTGGAACTGGACGGCACGCTCAAGAGTTGGGCCGTGCCAAAAGGCCCGAGTCTGGACCCGAAAAACAAACGCCTGGCGGTGCACGTCGAAGATCACCCGCTGGGCTATGGCAGTTTCGAGGGCAGCATCCCCGAGGGGCAGTATGGCGCCGGAGACGTGATTGTATGGGACCGGGGGGTCTGGCAGCCCCACGGCGACCCTCGCGCCACCTACAAAGCCGGGAAACTCAAATTCACCCTGATCGGCGAGAAGCTGACCGGCGACTGGGCCTTGGTCCGCACCCATTTGCAGGGCAGCGGCGACAAGGAACAGTGGCTGTTGATCAAGGAAAAAGACGAGGCGGTGCGCTCGGCGGACGAATACGACATCGTCGCCGACAAGCCGGAAAGCGTGGTCAGTGGTGCGACGGTGGGCGAGGGCCGAAGCGCTGCCAAAGCCCCGAAACGCAAGGCGGCCTCGGCGCCAGTAGCCGAGAAGAAGCCAGCGGCCTCAAAACCTGCAAGTAAGAAAGCGGCGACGAAGAAATCCAGCGTCCCGGACAAGCTTTCCCCTCAACTCGCCACCTTGATGGACACACCGCCGGCGGGTGATTGGCTGTACGAGATCAAGTTCGACGGCTACCGGATCATGGCCCGGATTCGCGACGGCGAGGTGCGCATGATCACCCGCAATGGCCATGACTGGACCGACCGTCTGCCGTTGCAGGCCAAGGCCATCGCCGATCTGAACCTGGGCGATGGCTGGCTCGACGGCGAAGTGGTGGTGCTCAACGACGCCGGGCTGCCGGATTTTCAGGCATTGCAGAATGCGTTCGAGATCGGCCGCAGCAAGGACATCGTGTACTACCTGTTCGACGTGCCGTTTCTCAACGGCGAAGACATCCGCGAAAAGCCCGTGGAAGAGCGTCGGGCTGCGCTGAAAAAACTGCTCGGTCGGCAAGCCAAGGGGCTGCTGCGTTTTTCCGATGCCTTCTCGGCCAACCATCGCGACATCATCGAGAGCGCGTGTTCGTTGTCCCTTGAAGGCGTGATCGGCAAACGGGCGGGGAGCGTATACCAGTCCCGCCGCAGCCCGGACTGGATCAAACTCAAGTGCAAGTTGCGGCAGGAGTTCGTCATCGTCGGTTTCACCAAGCCTCAGGGCACGCGCAGCGGGTTTGGCGCGTTGCTGTTGGCGGTGAACGAGGAGGGCGCCGGTTTGGTATACGCCGGGCGGGTCGGCACGGGTTTCAATCAGAAAATGCTCGACGACATGTTCGGGCAGATGAAGGCGCTTGAACAGGACGCCTCGCCTTTGGCGAAAAAACTCACCAGCGCCCAGGCCCGAGGGGTGCACTGGATCGAGCCGACGCTGGTGGGTGAGGTGGAGTTTGGCGAATGGACCCGCGAAGGCATCATCCGTCACTCATCCTTTATTGCCTTGCGCAGCGACAAACCGGCTGAGGAAGTGGTCCACGAATACCCGAGGACCCCGAAAGACATCAAAGCGCCGTTCAAGCCCAAGGCCTCTAAATCAGGGGCCTCCAAGACTGAAGAACCGCCCTCCAAGCCTGCCCGCACACGTTCGGGCAAGGACAGGATCGAAGTGGCGGGCGTGCTGATCAGTCACCCGGAGCGGGTGATCGACAAGGAAAGCGGCTTGCACAAGATTGACCTCGCGCACTTCTACGAGTCGATTTCCGATTGGATTCTGCCGCATCTCGACCATCGCCCCGTGGCGCTGCTGCGCTGTCCGGAAGGCGTCGAGGGCGAGCAGTTCTTTCAGAAGCACTCTGAGCGGCTGGCGATTCCCAACATCAAACAGCTCGACCCTGAGCTCGATCCCGGTCATGCGCGGCTGATGGAAATCGACACCGTGCAGGCGCTGGTCGGGGCGGCGCAAATGGGCACTATTGAGCTGCACACCTGGGGTTCGACGTACGACCAGATTGAACTGCCCGATCACTTCGTCCTCGACCTCGACCCGGACACGGATCTGCCATGGCGCAGCATGGTCGAGGCGACGCAATTGACCCTGTCGGTGCTCGACGAACTGGGGCTGGATGCGTACATCAAGACCAGCGGCGGCAAGGGCATGCACATCCTCGTGCCGCTGGCGCGCAAGGCCGATTGGGACACTGTGAAAGCCTTCGCCAAAGCGCTGGCGCAGTTCATCTCGCAGCAGTTGCCGGAACGGTTCACCGCGACGTCCGGCCCGAAGAATCGCATTGGAAAGATTTTCATCGATTACCTGCGCAACACCCGAGGCGCCAGCACCGTCGCGGCCTACTCGGTTCGCGCCCGACCTGGATTGCCGGTCTCAGTGCCCATTGCCCGGGATGAGCTCACCAGCCTCAAATCCTCGGCCCAATGGAACATCGCCAACCTGCAAAAACGCCTGCGCAAGCTCAAGGCCGATCCGTGGGCGGGGTACAAGAATACCCAGCGCATTACCAAGCCGATGTGGAAACGGTTGGGGGTGAAAGCGCCGGGGTGA
- a CDS encoding cysteine dioxygenase, translated as MSIETRSPVIEDFLQKIRVIHQRGVDRAALKEIVSLLEGLAERHDLFNFDTFPAPVPGEGDTAFRYRLNDDGETPTLYMNSLLPGKSTLPHNHETWAVIVAVQGQEINYVWARTDDGSDPTFARLELEKEVVVQPGTSISFLGEDLHGIKVDGETPTLHFHLYGRPLESLNGRYGVNTEGKVLNYNASQMAPSIKAFA; from the coding sequence ATGAGCATCGAAACCCGCAGCCCCGTGATCGAAGATTTCCTTCAGAAAATCCGCGTCATTCACCAACGCGGCGTAGACCGCGCAGCGCTGAAAGAAATCGTCAGCCTGCTGGAAGGCCTGGCCGAACGTCACGACCTGTTCAACTTCGACACCTTCCCGGCGCCGGTTCCGGGGGAGGGCGACACTGCGTTTCGTTATCGCCTGAACGACGACGGCGAGACGCCGACGCTGTACATGAACTCGCTGCTGCCCGGCAAAAGCACGTTGCCGCACAACCACGAAACCTGGGCGGTGATCGTGGCGGTGCAGGGTCAGGAGATCAACTACGTCTGGGCCCGCACCGACGATGGCAGCGACCCGACGTTCGCCAGGCTGGAGCTGGAAAAGGAAGTCGTGGTGCAACCGGGCACGTCGATCAGCTTCCTCGGCGAGGACCTGCACGGCATCAAAGTCGATGGCGAAACCCCGACCCTGCATTTCCACCTGTACGGTCGCCCGCTGGAATCGCTGAACGGGCGTTACGGCGTCAACACCGAAGGCAAGGTTCTCAACTACAACGCTTCGCAAATGGCGCCGTCCATCAAGGCCTTCGCATGA
- a CDS encoding carboxymuconolactone decarboxylase family protein, with protein sequence MFSNWPDLVSTIKQSFGSLSKSNPKMVKAYMALGDASAENNVLDAKTRELISLAVAITTRCDGCLGAHAEAAIAAGATREEVAAAAATAISLNAGAAYIYSMHALEAFDALKK encoded by the coding sequence ATGTTCAGCAATTGGCCCGACCTCGTTTCCACCATCAAGCAATCCTTTGGCTCGTTGTCCAAATCCAACCCGAAAATGGTCAAGGCCTACATGGCCCTTGGCGATGCCTCGGCGGAAAACAACGTGCTCGACGCCAAGACCCGCGAATTGATTTCACTCGCCGTGGCCATCACCACCCGCTGCGACGGTTGTCTCGGGGCTCACGCCGAAGCCGCCATTGCCGCCGGTGCGACCCGTGAAGAAGTGGCGGCCGCCGCCGCGACCGCCATCTCGCTGAATGCCGGGGCGGCGTACATCTACTCGATGCATGCGCTTGAAGCGTTTGATGCGTTGAAGAAATGA
- a CDS encoding AraC family transcriptional regulator — protein MHAIDTLITLADVRGRLDLRCQFQGDWALDHEQEADGVAPYHIVLAGQCQVELSDGRRLKLVAGDILVLPDGMSHLLISPGPRVPASRPQLETGGLLTVQRFGHGAEPDLLCGRFLYQRHSMLFSALPDYLLISTQALDACDPLPALVALLRSEADANRPGGQFMVNALTSALFTLVLRAHLQQSPQSEGSLALLGDKRLGRAWQAMLDDPAHEWTVDTLAERASMSRATFVRAFGKLSGSSPWTLLTQVRMQMAYGLLSRSQSGLSDIAAQVGYQSQAAFSKVFKDTYGMAPGQLRRRLDSRES, from the coding sequence ATGCACGCCATCGACACACTCATCACTCTGGCCGACGTCCGCGGACGCCTCGATCTGCGCTGCCAGTTTCAAGGCGACTGGGCGCTGGACCACGAACAGGAAGCGGACGGCGTTGCGCCCTATCACATCGTGCTGGCGGGGCAGTGCCAGGTCGAACTCTCCGATGGCCGCCGCTTGAAGCTGGTCGCGGGGGACATCCTCGTATTGCCCGATGGCATGAGCCATCTGTTGATCAGTCCCGGCCCACGTGTGCCGGCGTCCAGACCGCAGCTGGAGACCGGAGGCCTGTTGACGGTGCAGCGGTTTGGTCACGGTGCCGAGCCGGACCTGCTTTGCGGGCGATTTCTCTATCAGCGTCATTCGATGCTGTTTTCTGCCCTGCCGGATTATCTGCTGATTTCGACCCAAGCCCTGGACGCCTGCGATCCCCTGCCCGCCCTCGTCGCATTGCTGCGCAGCGAAGCGGACGCCAATCGACCGGGCGGCCAGTTCATGGTCAACGCGCTGACTTCGGCGCTGTTCACTTTGGTGCTGCGCGCACATCTGCAACAGTCGCCGCAAAGCGAAGGCAGCTTGGCGTTGCTGGGCGACAAACGTTTAGGACGCGCGTGGCAAGCCATGCTCGACGACCCCGCCCACGAATGGACCGTCGACACCCTCGCAGAACGGGCCAGCATGTCCCGCGCCACGTTCGTGCGCGCGTTCGGCAAACTCAGCGGCAGCTCGCCCTGGACCCTGCTCACCCAAGTGCGCATGCAAATGGCCTACGGGTTGTTGAGCCGGTCGCAGAGTGGCCTGAGCGATATCGCCGCGCAGGTGGGGTATCAGTCACAAGCGGCATTCAGCAAGGTGTTCAAGGACACCTATGGCATGGCGCCGGGACAATTGCGGCGACGTCTCGATTCCCGGGAGTCCTGA
- a CDS encoding Ku protein: MARAIWKGAISFGLVHIPVALVSATSQQGVDFDWLDKRSMDPVGYKRINKVTGKEMTKENIVKGVQYEKGRYVVISEDEIRAAHPKSTQTIDIFGFVDSAQIPLQNIDTPYFLAPDKRGEKVYALLRQTLVDTGKVALAHVVIRTSQHLAAVMPLESAIILVLLRWPAEVRGLDSLDLPKEATDVKLSKSELDMAKRLVKDMSTDWTPDAEEYRDTFQDQIMTLVETKAREGKIEDVETDAGETERKSADVIDLTELLKRSLGSRGGSAKTPVKTKPASKSKTAAADEVAPAKRRAPARKKTTKAS, encoded by the coding sequence ATGGCTCGGGCAATCTGGAAGGGCGCGATCAGTTTTGGGCTGGTGCACATCCCTGTGGCGCTGGTGTCGGCGACGTCGCAGCAGGGCGTGGATTTCGACTGGCTGGACAAGCGCAGCATGGACCCGGTCGGTTATAAGCGGATCAACAAGGTCACCGGCAAGGAGATGACCAAGGAAAATATCGTCAAGGGCGTGCAGTACGAGAAGGGCCGCTACGTGGTGATCAGCGAGGACGAGATTCGCGCCGCGCACCCCAAGTCGACGCAAACCATCGACATCTTCGGTTTTGTCGACAGCGCGCAGATTCCGCTGCAAAACATCGACACGCCGTACTTCCTTGCACCCGACAAGCGCGGCGAGAAGGTCTACGCTCTCTTACGGCAGACGCTGGTGGACACCGGCAAGGTCGCGCTGGCCCATGTGGTGATCCGTACCAGTCAGCACTTGGCGGCGGTGATGCCGCTGGAGTCGGCGATCATTCTGGTGTTGCTGCGCTGGCCCGCTGAAGTGCGCGGGCTGGACAGTCTGGACCTGCCCAAGGAAGCCACCGACGTGAAGCTCAGCAAGAGCGAGCTGGACATGGCCAAGCGGCTGGTCAAAGACATGAGTACCGACTGGACCCCGGACGCCGAAGAATACCGTGACACGTTCCAGGACCAGATCATGACGCTGGTCGAGACCAAGGCCCGGGAAGGCAAGATTGAAGACGTGGAAACCGACGCCGGGGAGACCGAGCGCAAATCCGCTGATGTCATCGATTTGACTGAATTGCTCAAACGCAGTCTGGGCAGCCGCGGCGGTTCCGCCAAGACCCCAGTGAAAACCAAACCTGCCAGCAAGAGCAAAACCGCAGCCGCTGATGAAGTAGCCCCGGCCAAACGGCGAGCCCCTGCAAGGAAAAAGACGACCAAGGCGTCCTGA
- a CDS encoding glutathione binding-like protein, translating into MIDLYYWPTGNGLKVGILLEELGQEYRLLPINIRTGEQKQDFFQKISANGRIPAIVDHAAFANSPRDAEPLSLFESGAILNYLANKAGRFLPPEGTAERQRVQEWLFWQVGHVTPYLSQWQVFREKAPEPIPFALDLLGAEAARLYGVLEKRLGEVPYVAGDYSIADIAIFPWIQPLRQGQDLADYPNIHAWRERIKARPAVQRAYEKGREVAAGEKSLVLQ; encoded by the coding sequence ATGATCGACCTCTACTACTGGCCCACCGGCAACGGCCTGAAAGTCGGCATTCTCCTCGAAGAGCTCGGGCAAGAATATCGACTGTTGCCCATCAATATTCGCACCGGCGAGCAGAAGCAGGATTTCTTCCAGAAGATCAGCGCCAACGGGCGGATTCCGGCGATTGTCGATCACGCGGCTTTTGCGAACAGCCCACGTGATGCTGAGCCGCTGAGCCTCTTCGAATCCGGGGCTATTCTCAATTATCTGGCGAACAAGGCCGGGCGTTTTCTGCCGCCAGAAGGCACCGCCGAACGCCAGCGCGTGCAGGAGTGGCTGTTCTGGCAGGTGGGGCATGTCACGCCGTACCTGAGTCAGTGGCAGGTGTTCAGGGAAAAGGCGCCGGAGCCGATTCCATTCGCCCTCGACCTGCTTGGCGCTGAAGCCGCGCGGCTGTATGGCGTGCTGGAAAAACGCCTGGGTGAAGTGCCGTATGTGGCGGGCGATTATTCGATTGCCGACATCGCGATCTTCCCGTGGATTCAGCCGCTGCGTCAGGGCCAGGACCTGGCGGATTACCCGAACATCCACGCGTGGCGCGAACGCATCAAGGCCCGACCAGCCGTACAACGTGCGTACGAGAAGGGCCGGGAAGTGGCGGCGGGCGAGAAGTCGTTGGTGTTGCAGTAA
- a CDS encoding MFS transporter produces MTSTSQTAALGATMTKGLAMLFAFCCGAIVANIYYAQPIIGLIAPDIGLSSTLASLIVSLTQIGYAVGLFFLVPLGDLLENRKLMMATTAVAILSLLSAAFAETPNLFLLASLLVGFSSVAVQILIPLAAHLAPEETRGRVVGSIMGGLLLGILLARPASSLIADHFGWRAVFGTAAVMMLLISVVLATTIPKHQPAHNASYGQLLKSLWTLLVKQPVLRQRAFYQACMFATFSLFWTAVPLELANNHGLSQSQIALFALVGAIGAIAAPFAGRLADAGHSRQASLFAMLFAALSFLPSLVQPAYAVIGMAVTGVVLDFCVQMNMVVGQRAVYALDAKSRSRLNALYMTSIFLGGATGSVIASALYDHGGWGWIVIAGSAFPLVALLMFLKNSTGSRAA; encoded by the coding sequence ATGACTTCCACGTCCCAGACCGCTGCCCTCGGTGCAACCATGACCAAAGGGCTGGCGATGCTGTTTGCGTTTTGCTGCGGCGCCATCGTTGCGAACATTTATTACGCTCAACCGATCATTGGCCTGATTGCCCCGGACATCGGGCTGTCGAGCACGCTGGCCAGCCTGATTGTGTCGCTGACGCAGATTGGCTATGCCGTGGGCCTGTTTTTCCTGGTGCCGCTGGGCGATTTGCTGGAAAACCGCAAGCTGATGATGGCGACGACGGCGGTGGCGATTCTGAGCCTGTTGAGCGCTGCGTTCGCCGAGACGCCCAATCTGTTCCTGCTCGCCTCGCTGCTGGTGGGATTCAGCTCGGTGGCGGTGCAGATTCTGATTCCGTTGGCCGCGCATCTCGCCCCCGAAGAAACCCGTGGACGGGTCGTCGGCAGCATCATGGGTGGCCTGCTGTTGGGCATTCTGCTGGCCCGTCCGGCGTCCAGCCTGATTGCCGACCACTTCGGCTGGCGCGCGGTGTTTGGCACCGCTGCCGTAATGATGCTGCTGATCAGCGTTGTGCTGGCCACGACCATTCCCAAGCACCAACCCGCGCATAACGCCAGTTACGGACAGTTGCTGAAATCGCTGTGGACGCTGTTGGTCAAGCAGCCGGTGCTGCGCCAGCGGGCGTTTTATCAGGCCTGTATGTTTGCGACGTTCAGCCTGTTCTGGACCGCCGTACCGCTGGAGCTGGCCAACAACCACGGCCTCTCGCAAAGCCAGATTGCGCTGTTTGCGCTGGTCGGGGCGATTGGCGCCATTGCCGCGCCCTTTGCCGGTCGGCTGGCGGACGCCGGGCATAGCCGTCAGGCGAGTCTGTTCGCGATGCTGTTCGCCGCCCTGAGCTTTCTGCCCAGCCTGGTGCAACCCGCGTACGCCGTCATCGGCATGGCCGTGACCGGCGTGGTGCTGGATTTCTGCGTGCAGATGAACATGGTCGTCGGCCAGCGCGCCGTTTACGCCCTCGATGCGAAAAGCCGCAGCCGCCTGAATGCGCTGTACATGACCAGTATTTTCCTCGGCGGCGCCACAGGGTCGGTAATCGCCAGTGCGCTCTACGACCACGGCGGCTGGGGCTGGATCGTGATCGCGGGCAGTGCGTTTCCGCTGGTGGCGCTGCTGATGTTTTTGAAAAACTCGACGGGATCACGCGCAGCCTGA